The Musa acuminata AAA Group cultivar baxijiao chromosome BXJ2-2, Cavendish_Baxijiao_AAA, whole genome shotgun sequence genome contains the following window.
GAGGTGGTGTCAGAATTGACGCAATAACAAAAGGAGCGATATGAGCTCCGACGACGTTAACTTCGAGTTGAGGCTAGGATCCATCCAATGAGTTAACGTCGATATAGATGTAGAGCAATGCGGGACGGGTGGCATCGCAATGAAACCAGACTTTATCATCGTCAGTTGTGACCAGGCAACTGCGTCGGTCTTCCTTTATCGATATTCGTTTTCTATTTTAATAGCTTGGATAATATATTGAAGAGTTCAAGTTATTCGAGATTTTCTAATATCTTGATCAAATTTAAACTAAGATAGAGTAAATCTATCTAATAGATAAGAGATATGATATGATTCAAAAATGATAGTTCCAATTCGATGAATTTCATGGATCaagttttaaaatatatatatttgatcgtTGATAAGTAAATGATCCACTATTTTAAAGTTATTAAAATCAGAATAAGTGAAGCGATGGATAGAATCTCTAAGATATATCTTCTAAAACTTATCGTTGAAGATTCTAAATCTATAGAGATATTCAATTTCTTTAGAAGGatatagaaaaatatatataattttcctaTATCAGAAATTAGGCCTCAGCCAAGCTTCTAATTATTCAAGCCATATAGTAAATCCATTTCATTAAATTTATCAAGTTTAAGGAACATAAAATCATCTAAGGTCATTTTAAGATTTAGGATTAAGCTTAGATGCAGGAtacatgtaaaataaaatttatattttattatggttACAAATCTTAATTTAATGGAGTTGAAAAGTAAGCTTAGATTTTTATTTCATCCTTTAAAATATTTGTTATGACGTTCGTTTAGGATAAATAGATCTCACAAGCAATTTTGGTAATAATCTaatacaatataaataaaaatataattatatcataattaacAAATGCTTTTTATtgagttatatattttttttctataaataaaattgatatgtATAGAATAAAGGAATAACGTTAAAGTTATTTTCTCTTTAATATAATTccaaaaatataaactaaaagTATAGCTCGAATTACCaaataatcatgattttttatagattaataaaataataaaataatcattaaacaacTACAACAATGAGAATAacgcttataaaatatttattcaataATTCTAacctaataattaaattaaattatttaacaaataatcAAACACTTACACAAGGATTAATATGAATAAATATGCTCTTTTCCGGATTAGCTCCCTGTTTAGTTTTAATCGGAGAAGGAATACAGTTAGATTGTTGAAGCAGTGATATTAATATAACctctaattaaattaaaatatgttaaatatgtataaattaaaataaaaattttagaaaaggaATCCGAAAGTATTATTGAGGAGTTGCCTAAGATATAATTGAGATAATTCTTGTCGACGTGAAACTAAAATTCCTAAACAGCGAAGGATGAGTTTGGATTTTTCCTCGAGGAATGAGTTTTGTGGTCGTATATCATCAAATCTGCGATAAGAGGCTGAGACGTGCAGGGAGACATCGTAACCTTCACGCCAAGACACCGAAGTAGCCATTTTGTCGCACAAACTGTTCCAGTAAGCTTCCAAGAACTTGACGACGACGAGTCAATAATGCCCCTTCACAGAGACGACCTTCCTGCCTTGGTCAATGACTCAATGTGAGAGAGTTTGTGGTCGATAAGATTCTACCGAAGACGTCCGCATGCAGCGTCTGCCATCCGCTGATGCTGACGCCACGGCTCTTTTCCCACTGTCCCATCGTGTCTTGGGTATCCATTCTCGAAGAAGGAACACAGTCCAGAAGCAGTCGCTTCATGAACCGGACGCAGTGCAAAGCTATGTTCTCACGAGTGTTTGACTGGCGGATTTGAACAGCCTGGGGCGGAAAGGAGCGGTTGCCTGTTCCGACCTCGCTTCTTCTCGTTGACTCGCACGTGGCGAGTTGTGAGCCGCCGACCGTGCCGTCTCGTGCGTGCTCTACCATTTCACTCTCTCGATGCCCGCTTTCCGTGATCACCACCGGCATCTCTCGCCTCTCTGTCCGCCTTCCCAATTCATGCATATAGTAACGCCACCCAGCTACCTCTTCTTCCCACCTCCATCATCACCCATCTTCCATCGATCTCCTGCCATGGCCGCGGCGTCTCTGGCCTTCATTCCCTCGCTTTGCTCTCATGGCCGCCTACGCGGACGCAGCCGGAAAATGGCTTCCGTGTCCGAGAAACCCGTGATGGCGATGCCGTCGTCGTCGGAGCTGCCGGTGCGGAAGATACCCGGCGACTACGGGCTGCCCTTCGTCGGGCCGATCCAGGACCGGCTCGCCTACTTCTACTTCGAGGGGCGGGATGCGTTCTTCAAGTCCCGCATGCGCCGCTACAACTCCACCGTCTTCCGCGCCAACATGCCCCCCGGCCCTTTTCTCGCCTCCGACCCCCGCGTCATCGTCCTCCTCGACGCTGCCAGCTTCCCGTTGCTCTTCGACACCTCCCTCGTCGAGAAGCGCGACCTCTTCACCGGCACCTTCATGCCCTCCACGCAGCTCACCGGTGGCTTCCGCGTGCTATCCTACCTCGACCCCTCCGAGCCCAATCACGCCCCCCTCAAGCGCCTCCTCTTTTTCCTCCTGTCCAACCGGCGCCAGGCCGTCATCCCTGAGTTCCGCCACACCTACGGGGCGCTCTTCGCGACGATGGAGGCCGAGATTGCCGCCAAGGGGAAGGCGGACTTCGGCGCAGCCAACGACCGCGCGGCCTTCGACTTCCTCGCGCGGTCCTTCTTCGGGCGCAACCCGAAGGACTCCGAGCTGGGCCTCGACGGCCCCGGGCTGATCACCAAGTGGATGCTGTTCCAGGTGGGTCCGCTCCTCACCCTTGGACTCCCGACCTACCTCGAGGACCTGCTCCTCCATTCCTTCCGCCTCCCGCCGGCGCTGGTGCGGTCCGACTACGACCGGCTCGCGGCCTTCTTCCGCGAGTCGGCCGGGCCGGTACTCGACGAGGCGGAGCGGCTTGGGATCTCGCGGGAGGAAGCGCTCCACAACATCCTCTTCTCCACCTGCTTCAACTCCTTCGGCGGGATGAAGATCCTGTTCCCGAACCTGATCAAGTGGATCGGGCGGGCCGGGGCCCCACTCCACGGCCGGTTGGCGGAGGAGGTGCGGACGGCGGTGCAAGAGATCGGGGGCGGGGAGGTGACGATGCGGGCGATCGAGGCGATGCCGCTGACGGCATCGGCGGCCTACGAGGCGCTCCGGATCGAGCCGCCGGTGCCGCTGCAGTACGGGCGGGCGAAGCGAGACATGGTGGTGGCGAACCACGACGCGGCGTTCCAGGTGCGGGCCGGGGAGATGCTGTTCGGGTACCAGCCCTTCGCCACCCGCGACCCGCGGGTGTTCGAGCGGGCGGAGGAGTTCGTGGCGGACCGCTTCGTGGGGGAGGGGGGTGCGCCGCTGCTGCGGCACGTGGTGTGGTCGAACGGCCCTGAGACGGAGGCGCCCACCGCGGAGAACAAGCAGTGCGCCGGGAAGGACTTCGTGGTGATGGTGGCGCGCCTGCTGCTCGTTGAGCTCTTCCTGCGTTACGACTCCTTCGAGATCGAGGTCGGCACGTCCGCGCTCGGGTCGTCGGTCAAGTTCACCTCGCTGAAGAAGGCTACTTTCTGAGGAGCAGGGATGAGTGGCAACTTCGTTATTCTCGCCAAAGTTCACGGATATCTTTGGAGTCACAGGTTGCGTTGACCACTTGGTGGCTTGGGGTTGCGTTGGATGCGGCACGTGAGGCGCACGTGACAAAAGGTTTTAGTGGTGTGCACTAAAagagttctcttttttttttctctcaatttttgCTCTTCACCTAAACCAATGCATCTTATTAAATTGATTAAATCTACTAAAAAACATATTTTcttgttatataatttttttttatttggcgGTGGTGACACGATCAAATTAAATTTCAATTTTGTATCAATTcatagtatttttaaaaattatttataaagtgATTAGTCAACATTTGATTATTATCAGTGTCACCTTATAGGTTCACGAGAAATTATCTACTTTTGATATGCCCAAGTAGTTTTGCTATTTCGGAGCTTGTGAACCCCAAAGACACTTCTAAAGATAAAAATGACATGATAGGCATATAAgtttttaattcttttactccTCAATTAATGTGGGCCTAAATATCCTTATCAGTGCTTCTCTCGTAAGGGAGCCAATGACTCATGGCCCTCCTTCTGGCATTAATCTGATAATAATTTGATGTTGTAGACTTTGAGTCGATACAATATAGTCTTGTCTCGAAGGCAtaggatcgttctagaaagtcttCTTAAGGGCAAGATGGGAGACAGGAGTTGAATAGGGCCTACAAGGGTTGCTTCGAAGTGCTCTCTGAACTTTCAGGGTTGTCCTGAGGTGGGGCTTATGTGAGGCTGATCTCTTCGGCGCCTTGCACAACAGGTTAGTGTCGGGTGAAAGTTTTCGACTTGACCTCTTTGATGGTTAGATTAGTTTTGAGTAAGGACCATAGCCTTTTTGAGGTTTAGAATATGGTCCATGCTCAAGCATCAGGGATAGGTTTTTATACCTACAAAACTTTTGGGAAGAGACCACAATCGATAAGGACTACTCGTACATCCTTTTGTGGTGCATTCATATGGACAACCACCCAATATGGCCCCCCTACAACACGAGTCGGTTGGTACGATCTCCCGAGACACGAGTCGATTGGTACAATCTTTCGTGGTGTGGCGCCCGAGATGTACGAGCCAAGAAAATATGGCCACATCAAGATGCCCCGCTACGACGGGACCATCAAGCGAAGCGTGCCCAAGATATGTGAATCGGAAAAGTCTAACCTACACCAAAATGTCCATTACGACAAAGGCACAAAAAAAAAGGTGCCCAAGATACATGAATTGACAAGGTTAGATAGGAGCACCATAATGGGATAACCAAATAAGGAAAGCAAAAACCATGACCAACAAAAAGACCAAATGACATACCTCGAATCTTTTTGCAAGAGCCCCAAAGCATGTCTTTCGGGAGGGGGGGCATGAATGATAGAGAATATTTCAATACCAATCATGATCCACCATCTGGCAACCACCAAGGAGTTGATGTGGAAGACAATAGGGCATCTACCTGATATAGAAGATGATCCGGTTGGCTGCCAACATCCCCTCAATTATCCTTTTCTAGCGTGGTATTGTAAAGGGCGTAAGGCTCAACGTCATACCACGAAAGATCATACTAGTCGATTTGCACCTCAAGGAGATCGTATCAGCCGACCCGCATCGTAGGGGGTCATACTAAATGGTTGTCCACATGAATGCACTACAAAAAGACATACAGGTAGTCCCTATCGATCATGGTCCCATCCCAAAGGCTTTGTATATATAAAAATTAGTCTCGATGTTTAAACAATGATCATATTCTGAACTTCAAAAAGGCTTAGTCCTCACTCAAAACTAATTTGAGCATCAGATGGGTTGAGTCGAGAACCCTCACCCGACACTGACCTATTGTGTAGGGTGTTGAAGAGATCGACCTCACTCAAGCCTCGTCTCGGGATAATCCCAAAAGTTCAAAAACCACCTCGAAGCAACTTTTGTCAACCCCTATTTAACTCCTGTCTCTCATCTCGCCTTTGTGAAGACCTTCCAGGATGGGCTTACGCCTTCGAGATAGGACCAAGCTGTACCGACTCACGATCCACGACATCAAGTTGTTAACACGAAAATTTGAgaattttatgtgaaaaatattagTAGATTTGATATATAAATGGTTGGATAATTAGACTAAGGTGGGTTTGAATAGATTTGAATAGAATGGAAGTATATATCAATGTATATGTACCTAGAAGAGACTGTAAATTGGATTTATGTTTTGTTGTTGATAAAATAGTTTGAATGTTCTCTTAATTTTATCACatggtttttgttttttttttcctaatctgTGGTAGTTTTCATAAACTATATAGACTTCAAACAGATACCTCAAATCTTGTACTGACAGAAGCCATCATAAATAAATATGATCTGATCTACTTGTAAGACAGAAAAGAAGAGAATTATTCTCGTTAATTCCTGCATCCGAGAACTGCTGTTTGTTTGTGTTTCATCCCATCCAAGCTCTGGGGATCATCATAGCCAAACTCAACTCTCATCCCATCAGGAATGGGAATTGAAATGCCAAGTCCACCAACTTGCTGTCCTTCGGATCTTTAGTGTCCCCAAGAAATCTACGATGGCTTGCACTAATTTGACTGTGTAAGTGAGTACTGCACGAAAGCTGTGGCCACCGGTGAAATCCACTGTTTGGCTTCTTCCTCTAAGATGTTAGCAGATTAGGTTTTGATGAGGGAAAGAATGCGCAATATCAATGAAACACTGACGTGTGTAAAGCCACGCAAGATTTAATGAAAATTAttaacattttaaatatgaaggcGCCATCAATTTTGCAACGTATCAAATTCATACGATAAATTACTGAATGATATATGGATTCACACAtgatcttaattaattaaataattttaaaaataaatcaaatctTGAGTTATAtatttcatatagtaaatatcattTCCTATATATTCATCCGAcagaaataaaaaaatctttatatataatatttatttcttgaaAACACCATACGATACGATGTTTGTCGTAGTCGTCGTCGAAATCTCATCAAATTACGATTAAAAAGAGTGCTTGTGGACTTCACTAACTTGGAAGGATGTatgtgaaaaataataatatatatattattaataattaattataagaataGTATATGAATGATTCGATTCAGACGAATTCAATCCATTTGACTAGGAGAAAGATGATAGGTATGTTGATTCTTCAAAGATCGCATTTTATTTTCTGAGATCTAAAATTTAaagtattattatataaatatatttaattttctattttattttgagTTGATTGGAGATGAATAATTAAGTTTTTACATAGGCATTTTCAGTCTTGCATAGgtaaggaaaaataaaatatatgatgCAAAAAGGGCAAAAGAACTCATTTTTCCTCCCCCCACCCATAAACTGACGCAATAATATATAGTTTATTCTGATCCACAACAGTAGTGAAAGGTAGAAAAGGACAAAACTTTTGGACCGTTTAATATGTCGTCTTCCACCTCTCTCCCTCTCTGACACGTTCAACGCTGCCAACGATGATTCCCGTCCACGCGTCAACCCATTCCGTCCTCATCCCTGTCACCTCTCTCTCGCTCGTTCGCTCGCTCTCCCAAAGTCACTGCCCTTCTCACTTTAAGACTCGCGCTCCGGGATCTGGGCTTTGCTTTCGTTTGCCACTCAATTGTGCTCGATCCCTCGTCAtcctttgcttcttcttcttcttcttcggccaTGGGCCGGTTCGTCGAGGCGGATCCCCCCGCGGAGGCTGACGGTTACTCCTTCGCCACCGAATACGATGGCCCTCCGCTCACCTACGACATCCCTCGGGCCTGCCCCATCGACGTCGACCGCATCCCCCTCGCCGCCTTGGCCCCGCCCTCCGCTGCCCGCCCCGGCCCCCCCCTCGTTCTTCCCTTCCCATCCCCTAAGAGGCCGCCGCAGGTTCCCGTCGCCTCCCCGACCTCCGTCATCGAGAACCACGCCGACGTCTCCGGGGCGCTTGGCTCGTCCGGCTTCCTCGACCCCTCCACGGAGCCCTCGGAGGTCGCCGACGGGTCCGGCGCGCTTTGGTTCTCTGGCGATCTCAAGGGTGTCGCGGCTTCGTCCAGCGAGATAATCCCGAACCGGCCATCGTTGGAGTCGGCCCTCAGCTCGGGGTTCAGCTGCCGGTCGCCCGTCTCCTGGAACGAGGACGGCGAAGATGTTATCGCTATGCAGGCGGAGGAAGAGTCACTTGGGACCTTCCAAGAGTCTGGCCTGTCCAGTTATTCTATGTCGCCGGCCATCGGAGTCACTCCCCAAACGAGATCAGAGGAATTGGAAACGAAGATAAAAAAGGGAGCTTGCTACATGTGCTTGAAAGGAAGCCGTTTCGCGGTGAAAGAGACTTGCTTGGTCTGCGATGCGAGGTATTGCAGTAGTTGCGTGTTGACGGCTATGGGCTCCATGCCAGAAGGGAGGAAGTGCGTTTCTTGCATTGGTTCTCCGATACTGGAGTCGAATAGGAAGAGACTGGGGAAGAGCTCCTGGATGTTGAAGAGGTTGCTGAGCTCCCTGGAAGTTGAGCAAGTGGTCAAGGCTGAAAAGAACAGCGAAACAAACCAGTTGAGACCGGAACACATCTGTGTGAATGGAAAGAAGCTTAGCCTGGAGGAGATGGTCCTGTTGCAGAGCTGTCCTTGTCCTCCTCCTGCGCTGAAGCCTGGATTATATTGGTACGACAAAGTCTCTGGTTACTGGGGAAAGGTGAGCTACAATCTTTCCTGTAGTCCCCCTGCATTTTGTTCTTCGGGTTCCCTGTCTCTAAGATCCATGTGAGATGAAAGGGACAAACCGAGACCATATGTGAGAAAAGACACAAAAATCTTCTATCATTAGTCTTAAGCTTTAGGTCTAGTTTATGGAAACAACCTAAGGTAATGCTCCTCGAACCCCTCTCATTGGTGGGAGCTTCATACAAGAGGTTTGTCTATCTTTTGTTGCGTCTAGTTACC
Protein-coding sequences here:
- the LOC135605833 gene encoding allene oxide synthase 1, chloroplastic-like; translated protein: MPAFRDHHRHLSPLCPPSQFMHIVTPPSYLFFPPPSSPIFHRSPAMAAASLAFIPSLCSHGRLRGRSRKMASVSEKPVMAMPSSSELPVRKIPGDYGLPFVGPIQDRLAYFYFEGRDAFFKSRMRRYNSTVFRANMPPGPFLASDPRVIVLLDAASFPLLFDTSLVEKRDLFTGTFMPSTQLTGGFRVLSYLDPSEPNHAPLKRLLFFLLSNRRQAVIPEFRHTYGALFATMEAEIAAKGKADFGAANDRAAFDFLARSFFGRNPKDSELGLDGPGLITKWMLFQVGPLLTLGLPTYLEDLLLHSFRLPPALVRSDYDRLAAFFRESAGPVLDEAERLGISREEALHNILFSTCFNSFGGMKILFPNLIKWIGRAGAPLHGRLAEEVRTAVQEIGGGEVTMRAIEAMPLTASAAYEALRIEPPVPLQYGRAKRDMVVANHDAAFQVRAGEMLFGYQPFATRDPRVFERAEEFVADRFVGEGGAPLLRHVVWSNGPETEAPTAENKQCAGKDFVVMVARLLLVELFLRYDSFEIEVGTSALGSSVKFTSLKKATF